In a single window of the Pseudogemmatithrix spongiicola genome:
- a CDS encoding NupC/NupG family nucleoside CNT transporter, protein MSLALPWLYPLAQTAAERLASARDGLDIPLGQRLIGLLGIAVMLGIAVLLSSDRKKIDWRLVGAGVGLQTLFGVLVLKTEIGRQVFAKVGDLITSLLGFQEQGARFVFGNLVQSSVPVTNADGSTIEGATQVAQTGAYFAFNVLPTIIFFSALMSVMYYLGVMQMIVKSLAFVMQKTLKTSGPETLSASGNIFLGQTEAPLLIKPFVGTMSRSELNTVMVGGFATVAGGVLAAYVGMLSGWFPGIAAHLLAASVMNAPAGLAISKILLPETEESRAKAASLREAEAAMKSAEPVPPRKRIFQIGGHSGESGMIEAAANGAAQGVQLAINVAAMLMAFVALVALINAILGWGGALVGIDGLSLQSILGTLLRPLAWVMGVPWQDTPYVGSLIGLKATLNEFVAYAQFGADLGAGQVLEPRSAIILTYALLGFANFSSIAIQIGGIGGLAPERRGEIAQLGLKAMIGGNLAAFTSACLAGMLV, encoded by the coding sequence ATGTCGCTCGCCTTGCCGTGGCTGTATCCGCTCGCCCAAACCGCTGCTGAACGCCTCGCGTCCGCGCGCGACGGACTCGACATCCCCTTGGGCCAGCGCCTGATCGGCCTGCTCGGCATCGCCGTGATGCTGGGCATCGCCGTGCTGCTCTCCAGCGACCGCAAGAAGATCGACTGGCGACTCGTCGGCGCCGGCGTCGGCCTCCAGACGCTGTTCGGCGTGCTCGTGCTCAAGACCGAGATCGGGCGCCAAGTCTTCGCCAAGGTCGGCGACTTGATCACCTCGCTCCTCGGCTTCCAGGAGCAGGGCGCCCGCTTCGTCTTCGGTAACCTCGTGCAGTCGAGCGTGCCCGTCACCAACGCCGACGGCAGCACGATCGAAGGCGCCACGCAGGTCGCCCAGACCGGCGCCTACTTCGCCTTCAACGTCCTGCCGACGATCATCTTCTTCTCCGCGCTGATGTCGGTGATGTACTACCTCGGCGTGATGCAGATGATCGTGAAGTCGCTGGCCTTCGTCATGCAGAAGACGCTCAAGACGTCCGGCCCCGAAACGCTCAGTGCGAGCGGCAACATCTTCCTCGGCCAGACGGAAGCGCCGCTGCTCATCAAGCCTTTCGTCGGCACGATGTCACGCAGTGAACTCAACACCGTGATGGTCGGTGGCTTCGCGACCGTCGCTGGCGGCGTGCTCGCCGCATACGTCGGCATGCTCTCCGGATGGTTTCCGGGCATCGCGGCGCACCTGCTCGCCGCCAGCGTGATGAATGCGCCCGCCGGCCTCGCCATCTCCAAGATCCTGCTCCCCGAAACCGAGGAATCACGCGCAAAGGCCGCCTCACTCCGTGAAGCGGAAGCCGCGATGAAGTCCGCGGAACCCGTGCCGCCGCGCAAGCGCATCTTCCAAATCGGCGGCCACAGCGGAGAGAGCGGCATGATCGAAGCCGCCGCCAACGGCGCCGCGCAGGGCGTGCAACTCGCCATCAACGTCGCCGCGATGCTCATGGCCTTCGTCGCGCTCGTCGCCCTCATCAACGCCATCCTCGGCTGGGGCGGCGCGCTTGTCGGCATCGACGGCCTCTCGCTCCAGAGCATCCTCGGCACCCTGCTCCGTCCGCTCGCGTGGGTGATGGGCGTGCCGTGGCAGGACACGCCCTACGTCGGCTCGCTGATCGGCCTCAAGGCTACGCTCAACGAGTTCGTCGCCTACGCGCAGTTCGGCGCAGACCTCGGCGCGGGCCAAGTGCTCGAGCCGCGCTCGGCGATCATCCTCACGTACGCGCTGCTTGGCTTCGCGAACTTCAGTTCGATTGCGATCCAGATCGGTGGCATCGGTGGGCTGGCACCGGAGCGGCGCGGGGAGATCGCGCAGCTGGGGTTGAAGGCGATGATCGGTGGCAACCTTGCGGCGTTTACGTCGGCATGCCTCGCCGGGATGCTCGTGTGA
- a CDS encoding GGDEF domain-containing protein, whose product MQPDAPGDAPAEAPVRAPRRWSDSFSKGAPKAPIWSAPDPALAAAGIEGEYVVARVRLVAMLLLLISPTYSLLASRGEDPMHVAGFVVTLLAAGVSLAIFFRLRNGAWRPWIGFASSAFDVTMVSVALTSFFIVASPLNAINSTVTFEMYFLALVATSLRYDARICMVVGGLAITQYGALWAAAVASGNLTAVEMTMRAGPYIPVDLFTRLILLGIATLLAVSIVRRAQRLLYLASRDRLTGLFNRGHFDRALVSAMDQATRDKTPLALALIDVDHFKQVNDGHGHAVGDRVLEQVADLMGRSMRRTDIVARYGGEEFVILLPNTTREAAFHRIEALRREISDFPLRMDDGRVLRIDFSAGVAATQADGPIIDPKVLVDVADRRLLAAKRAGRGRCFGSDNVA is encoded by the coding sequence ATGCAGCCTGACGCTCCTGGCGACGCTCCAGCCGAAGCCCCCGTTCGTGCCCCCCGCCGCTGGTCGGACTCCTTCAGCAAGGGCGCGCCGAAGGCCCCGATCTGGTCCGCGCCCGATCCGGCACTCGCCGCTGCCGGTATCGAAGGTGAGTACGTCGTGGCCCGCGTCCGCCTGGTCGCGATGCTGCTGCTGCTCATCTCGCCGACCTACAGCCTCCTGGCGTCGCGCGGTGAAGACCCCATGCATGTGGCCGGCTTCGTCGTCACGCTGCTCGCTGCCGGCGTCTCGCTCGCCATCTTCTTCCGCCTCCGCAATGGCGCGTGGCGCCCGTGGATCGGCTTCGCATCAAGCGCCTTCGACGTCACGATGGTCTCGGTGGCGCTCACCAGCTTCTTCATCGTCGCGTCGCCGCTGAACGCCATCAACTCGACGGTCACGTTCGAGATGTACTTCTTGGCGCTCGTGGCGACATCGCTCCGCTACGACGCGCGCATCTGCATGGTGGTCGGCGGCTTGGCCATCACGCAGTACGGCGCGCTGTGGGCCGCGGCGGTGGCGAGCGGGAATCTCACGGCCGTCGAGATGACGATGCGGGCCGGTCCCTACATCCCCGTCGATCTCTTCACGCGGTTGATCCTGCTCGGCATTGCGACGCTGCTCGCCGTGAGCATCGTGCGCCGTGCCCAGCGCCTCCTCTACCTCGCGTCCCGCGACCGCCTCACCGGTCTCTTCAACCGCGGCCACTTCGACCGCGCCCTGGTCTCGGCCATGGACCAGGCCACGCGCGACAAGACGCCGCTCGCGCTCGCCTTGATCGACGTCGACCACTTCAAGCAGGTGAACGACGGGCACGGCCACGCCGTCGGCGACCGCGTGCTCGAGCAGGTCGCGGACCTGATGGGGCGCTCGATGCGCCGCACTGACATCGTGGCGCGCTACGGCGGTGAGGAGTTCGTGATCCTGTTGCCGAACACCACACGCGAAGCGGCCTTCCATCGCATCGAGGCCCTGCGCCGCGAGATCAGCGATTTTCCCCTGCGCATGGACGACGGACGCGTGCTCCGCATCGACTTCAGCGCCGGCGTGGCCGCGACGCAGGCCGACGGGCCGATCATCGACCCCAAGGTGCTCGTCGATGTCGCCGACCGGCGGCTGCTCGCCGCCAAGCGCGCCGGACGCGGGCGCTGCTTCGGTAGCGACAACGTCGCGTGA
- a CDS encoding secondary thiamine-phosphate synthase enzyme YjbQ: protein MQLRRHSFDIRTESAIAFVDVTETVRSWVEAQGMANGLLTVSTPHTTARIVINERDAALQRDMIRHLQWFAPTDAAYEHNQHTVDGRNNAHAHLAALFMPASENVQVVHGTIQLGEWQALFFVELDGPRERREIHVQLLGE from the coding sequence ATGCAGCTGCGTCGCCATTCATTTGATATCCGGACCGAGTCCGCGATCGCCTTCGTGGACGTCACGGAGACGGTGCGCAGTTGGGTCGAGGCGCAGGGGATGGCGAACGGCCTGCTCACCGTGAGCACGCCGCATACGACGGCGCGCATCGTCATCAATGAGCGCGACGCTGCACTGCAACGCGACATGATCCGGCACCTCCAGTGGTTCGCGCCCACCGACGCCGCGTACGAGCACAACCAGCACACCGTGGACGGTCGCAACAACGCGCACGCACATCTCGCGGCGCTGTTCATGCCGGCGAGCGAGAACGTGCAGGTCGTCCATGGGACGATCCAGCTCGGAGAGTGGCAAGCGCTGTTCTTCGTGGAACTCGACGGGCCGCGCGAACGGCGCGAGATACATGTGCAGTTGTTGGGGGAGTAG
- a CDS encoding alpha/beta hydrolase — MKGRASLLLVLAGAALTVSTSACRPILGRADAPVLVDTLFYISARARENGRDAARLSDHLEYGMVFTRRPVLDDPVTDGARIQILDSLVLSREAFLGALGGCAARPDEPHRFAVMYTHGYGTSLRDLWEHAALARVRARGTQPWLVFAWPSIGSGVAWPRVGEVLTAAYRQDSTAAAASHAAFAEALGTAHAATGGARLMLVAHSLGGQLVGETFREDSALRAALTQDPLRAVAFVSPDIALERFGDSIVPAVRPLAQRLLLYASADDRVLFFSEMVNDSERAGRMAGGRREVPAFPGVESVDMTDGQYANSWLVHTFGTRHALRRKSAALFDLVHIVGAQRPAECRLTLGTAERAANGSWRLQPTAVPAPSAAGRC, encoded by the coding sequence ATGAAGGGCCGGGCTTCGCTGCTGCTCGTGCTTGCGGGTGCGGCGCTAACCGTGTCGACAAGCGCGTGCCGTCCGATCCTTGGGCGTGCCGACGCGCCGGTGCTCGTGGACACGTTGTTCTACATCTCGGCGCGTGCACGCGAGAACGGCCGCGACGCGGCACGGTTGTCGGACCATCTCGAGTATGGCATGGTCTTCACGCGGCGCCCCGTACTCGATGACCCGGTCACGGACGGCGCGCGCATCCAGATCCTCGATTCCCTCGTGTTGAGCCGCGAGGCGTTCCTCGGCGCCCTCGGCGGCTGTGCCGCGCGACCGGACGAACCGCATCGGTTTGCGGTGATGTACACGCACGGGTACGGCACCTCGCTCCGCGATCTCTGGGAGCATGCGGCGTTGGCGCGCGTCCGGGCGCGCGGCACCCAGCCGTGGCTCGTCTTCGCATGGCCGTCCATCGGTTCAGGCGTCGCGTGGCCGCGCGTTGGCGAGGTTCTCACGGCAGCGTATCGCCAGGACTCGACCGCCGCCGCCGCGAGCCATGCGGCGTTCGCCGAGGCCCTTGGCACCGCGCACGCGGCCACCGGCGGAGCGCGACTCATGCTCGTCGCCCACAGCCTCGGCGGGCAACTCGTCGGGGAGACCTTCCGCGAAGACAGCGCGTTGCGCGCCGCGCTGACGCAGGATCCGTTGCGTGCGGTGGCGTTTGTCTCACCCGATATCGCGCTGGAGCGGTTCGGCGATTCGATCGTGCCGGCCGTGCGACCGCTCGCGCAGCGACTGCTGCTCTACGCCTCGGCCGATGATCGCGTGCTGTTCTTCTCGGAGATGGTGAACGACTCGGAGCGGGCCGGTCGCATGGCCGGTGGTCGACGGGAGGTCCCCGCGTTTCCGGGGGTCGAGTCCGTGGACATGACCGATGGGCAGTACGCCAACTCCTGGCTGGTGCACACGTTCGGGACGCGGCATGCGCTGCGCCGGAAAAGCGCCGCGCTGTTCGACCTCGTTCATATAGTAGGGGCGCAACGTCCGGCAGAGTGCCGGCTGACGCTTGGGACGGCGGAGCGGGCGGCGAACGGAAGCTGGCGGCTGCAGCCCACCGCGGTGCCCGCGCCGAGTGCCGCAGGGCGCTGCTAA
- a CDS encoding helix-turn-helix transcriptional regulator yields MDGRFFETTRGRIVTLLRRGASTVEELASALGLSDNAVRSHLSTLERDALVRQQGVRRGAGAGKPATVYEIHPDAEVGFSRAYAPVLLAVLDELATRAPADLGPDVMHAVGQRLARALGYPAHAAPTAGVQAAIDALTILGGEARAETDADRVIIRGCGACPLGDAVSQHPGLCRAVESLLGEVAGTRVTSVCDHAARPRCGFEVPLPA; encoded by the coding sequence ATGGATGGACGCTTTTTCGAGACGACTCGGGGACGAATCGTGACCCTGCTGCGCCGGGGGGCGAGTACCGTCGAGGAGCTCGCCAGCGCCCTGGGGCTCTCGGACAACGCCGTGCGCTCGCACCTCTCGACGCTTGAGCGCGACGCACTCGTGCGTCAGCAGGGGGTTCGACGTGGCGCGGGGGCGGGGAAGCCAGCCACCGTGTACGAGATCCATCCGGATGCCGAGGTGGGTTTCTCCCGGGCATACGCCCCGGTGCTGCTCGCCGTCTTGGACGAACTGGCGACGCGCGCGCCGGCCGACCTCGGGCCGGATGTGATGCACGCGGTCGGCCAACGGCTCGCGCGGGCGCTGGGCTATCCCGCGCACGCCGCGCCGACGGCGGGAGTGCAAGCGGCGATCGACGCGCTCACCATCCTCGGCGGCGAGGCGCGCGCGGAGACGGACGCAGATCGCGTCATCATCCGCGGCTGCGGTGCCTGTCCGCTCGGCGACGCCGTGTCGCAGCATCCGGGACTCTGCCGTGCCGTCGAGTCCCTGCTCGGCGAAGTCGCGGGGACTCGCGTGACCTCCGTCTGCGACCACGCCGCGCGGCCACGCTGCGGCTTCGAAGTGCCGCTGCCGGCCTGA
- a CDS encoding RuBisCO large subunit C-terminal-like domain-containing protein: MRPTDIDAFFADRHTLDAAQYLELDYTFECGGDPRAAAAHLCAEQSTAQWQRVGVDEDYRPRHAAKVIALEAEPIAALSLPVPGAPAGPLHRVRVTVAHPHGNFGPRIPNLLSAVLGEGVYHVPGVPVIRLDDIRFPDAYLAQFPGPQFGVAGLRQLLDAHDRPIFLGVVKPNIGLTPAAFAAIAEEAWLGGLDIAKDDEMLADIDWSPLAERAQRMGEARARAERATGARKLYMANVTDEVSRIRELHDVAVSRGAGALLVNALPVGLSGLRMLREHARVPLFAHFPMVAALTRVPGYGVHARVLTKLQRLCGADAVIMPGFGDRMMVPEDEVMANVRACLEPMGPIQPALPVPGGSDSAETLPRVYATIGTRDFGFVCGRGIFGHADGPRGGAASVRAAWTQLAT, translated from the coding sequence ATGCGGCCGACCGACATCGACGCCTTCTTCGCCGACCGCCACACGCTCGACGCCGCACAATACCTCGAGCTCGACTACACCTTCGAGTGCGGCGGCGACCCGCGGGCGGCGGCGGCACACCTGTGCGCCGAGCAGTCCACCGCGCAATGGCAGCGCGTCGGCGTGGACGAGGACTACCGTCCGCGCCATGCCGCCAAGGTGATCGCCCTTGAAGCCGAGCCCATCGCGGCGCTGAGCCTTCCTGTGCCGGGTGCACCCGCTGGACCGCTGCACCGTGTACGCGTGACCGTCGCGCATCCGCACGGCAACTTCGGGCCGCGCATCCCGAACCTGCTCTCGGCCGTGCTCGGCGAAGGCGTGTACCACGTGCCCGGCGTACCCGTCATCCGACTCGATGACATCCGGTTTCCCGACGCATATCTCGCGCAGTTCCCGGGGCCGCAATTCGGCGTGGCGGGACTGCGCCAGCTGCTCGATGCCCACGACCGCCCGATCTTCCTCGGCGTGGTGAAGCCGAACATCGGCCTCACGCCGGCGGCGTTCGCGGCCATCGCGGAAGAGGCGTGGCTTGGCGGGCTCGACATCGCCAAGGACGACGAGATGCTCGCGGACATCGACTGGTCGCCGCTCGCCGAGCGGGCGCAGCGCATGGGGGAGGCCCGGGCACGCGCGGAGCGCGCAACGGGAGCACGCAAGCTGTACATGGCGAACGTCACGGACGAGGTCTCGCGGATCCGTGAGCTGCATGACGTCGCGGTGTCGCGCGGTGCGGGGGCGCTGCTGGTGAATGCGCTGCCCGTGGGCTTGAGCGGCCTGCGTATGCTTCGCGAGCACGCGCGGGTGCCGCTGTTCGCGCACTTCCCGATGGTCGCGGCGCTGACGCGCGTGCCCGGGTATGGGGTGCATGCTCGGGTGCTCACGAAGCTGCAGCGTCTCTGCGGCGCGGATGCCGTGATCATGCCCGGCTTTGGCGATCGCATGATGGTGCCAGAGGACGAGGTGATGGCGAACGTGCGCGCCTGTCTCGAGCCGATGGGCCCGATCCAACCGGCGCTTCCCGTGCCGGGCGGCAGTGATTCTGCGGAGACGCTGCCGCGCGTGTATGCGACGATCGGTACACGCGACTTCGGCTTCGTGTGCGGGCGCGGGATCTTCGGCCATGCGGATGGGCCGCGCGGTGGCGCGGCGAGCGTGCGCGCGGCGTGGACGCAGCTCGCGACATGA
- a CDS encoding xanthine dehydrogenase family protein molybdopterin-binding subunit: MGKVKTIARRTFLIGSAAVAGGLVVGWALVKWPLRNPLLDVLDDDDATLNPYVKIDPNGITIITPRADVGQGAYSVQAMLVAEELDLEWGSFAVEPGPPSKAYFNEAVLPEGMPFASINDGFVARQGRALGGAISKLIGLQITGGSSTVPDAYEKLRAAGAVARLMLLEAASRRTGVPVDQLKTENGHVVTPTGERIPYTLLAAEAAQIDPPSSVQLRDPAQWKFLGKPMQRLDIVAKSTGTAQYGIDLRMPGMVYATVRTNPRLGGSMISVDDSAAKSARGVIKVVPITNGVGIIADNTWRAFRAAALLQPQWGDAPYPKTSAEMFRIVGESFTDDRRDSRFRNDGDIEEALAAGGASVHSAEYKLPYLAHAPLEPMTAVVKFTGGKLEIWTATQIPRFLVQWAAKTADIDEDNVTLHALIAGGSFGRRLEDDYVRQAVQLAMAHPDVPIKLTWTREEDFTHDFPRPLAMGRGRGVVQDGRVDAFDLGIAAPATTASQMSRIGLSTPGPDISIVAGAWDQPYAIPHYRVTGYRVPELVPVSSWRSVGASINGFLHESFLDELIHAAGADPLRERIRLCMHEPSRRVLEAVAEMSGWGSPMGTGRGRGVALTVSFGVPVAEVVEVTDTPDGIRIDRVFVAAEVGRVLDPVNFENQVQGAVIWGLGHAMHAEITYADGVAEQTNFHLFETMRLKQVPEIVVRALEAGPAVRGIGEPPVPPAAPALANAIFAATGARVRELPMRKSVRFA, from the coding sequence ATGGGCAAGGTGAAGACCATCGCGCGCCGCACGTTCCTCATCGGCTCGGCGGCCGTGGCCGGCGGACTCGTCGTCGGCTGGGCGCTCGTGAAGTGGCCGCTCCGCAATCCGCTGCTCGACGTCCTCGATGACGACGACGCGACGCTGAACCCCTATGTGAAGATCGACCCGAACGGCATCACCATCATCACGCCGCGTGCCGACGTGGGCCAAGGCGCCTACTCCGTGCAGGCGATGCTGGTCGCCGAGGAGCTCGACCTGGAGTGGGGCAGCTTTGCAGTCGAGCCGGGGCCGCCGAGCAAGGCCTACTTTAACGAGGCGGTGCTGCCCGAGGGCATGCCGTTCGCGAGCATCAACGACGGCTTCGTGGCGCGGCAGGGCCGGGCCTTGGGCGGTGCGATTTCGAAGCTCATCGGCCTGCAGATCACCGGCGGCTCGTCCACCGTGCCCGACGCCTACGAGAAGTTGCGCGCGGCGGGTGCCGTGGCGCGCCTGATGCTCCTCGAGGCGGCGTCACGCCGCACGGGCGTTCCCGTAGATCAACTGAAGACCGAGAACGGCCACGTCGTCACGCCGACCGGCGAGCGCATCCCCTACACGTTGCTGGCCGCCGAGGCCGCACAGATCGATCCGCCGTCCTCCGTGCAACTGCGCGATCCAGCGCAGTGGAAGTTCCTCGGCAAGCCGATGCAGCGGCTCGACATCGTCGCGAAGAGCACCGGCACGGCGCAGTACGGCATCGACCTGCGGATGCCGGGCATGGTCTACGCCACGGTGCGGACCAATCCGCGCCTCGGCGGCAGCATGATCTCGGTGGATGACAGCGCCGCCAAGTCCGCGCGTGGCGTGATCAAGGTCGTCCCGATCACGAATGGCGTCGGCATCATCGCCGACAATACATGGCGTGCCTTCCGCGCGGCGGCGCTGCTGCAGCCGCAGTGGGGCGACGCCCCATACCCGAAGACCAGCGCCGAGATGTTCCGCATCGTCGGCGAGTCGTTTACGGACGATCGGCGCGATTCGCGGTTCCGCAACGACGGCGACATCGAGGAGGCACTCGCCGCCGGCGGCGCCTCCGTACATAGCGCCGAATACAAACTGCCGTACTTGGCGCACGCGCCGCTCGAACCGATGACTGCCGTCGTGAAGTTCACCGGCGGCAAGCTCGAGATCTGGACGGCCACGCAGATCCCGCGCTTCCTCGTGCAGTGGGCGGCCAAGACCGCGGACATCGACGAAGACAACGTGACGCTCCACGCGCTCATCGCGGGCGGCAGCTTCGGTCGCCGCCTCGAGGATGATTACGTGCGGCAAGCCGTGCAGTTGGCGATGGCGCATCCCGACGTCCCGATCAAGCTCACCTGGACGCGCGAGGAGGATTTCACGCACGACTTCCCGCGCCCGCTGGCGATGGGCCGCGGCCGCGGCGTCGTGCAGGATGGCAGGGTCGACGCCTTCGACCTCGGCATCGCGGCACCCGCGACCACGGCGTCGCAGATGTCACGCATCGGCCTCTCCACACCCGGACCGGACATCTCCATCGTCGCCGGCGCCTGGGATCAGCCGTACGCGATTCCCCACTACCGCGTCACGGGATACCGCGTGCCGGAACTGGTGCCCGTGAGCTCGTGGCGTTCGGTCGGCGCGAGCATCAATGGCTTCCTGCACGAGAGCTTCCTCGACGAACTCATCCACGCGGCCGGCGCAGACCCGCTGCGCGAGCGCATCCGGCTCTGCATGCATGAGCCCTCGCGGCGCGTGCTCGAAGCCGTGGCGGAGATGTCCGGGTGGGGCAGCCCGATGGGCACCGGTCGCGGACGCGGTGTGGCGCTCACGGTCTCGTTCGGCGTGCCGGTCGCCGAGGTCGTCGAAGTCACCGATACCCCGGACGGCATCCGCATCGACCGCGTCTTCGTCGCGGCGGAAGTCGGGCGCGTGCTCGATCCAGTGAACTTCGAGAACCAGGTGCAGGGCGCGGTGATCTGGGGGCTCGGGCATGCGATGCATGCGGAGATCACGTATGCCGACGGCGTCGCCGAGCAGACGAACTTCCACCTCTTCGAGACGATGCGCCTGAAGCAGGTCCCGGAGATCGTCGTGCGCGCGCTCGAGGCGGGTCCCGCCGTCCGGGGCATCGGCGAGCCACCGGTCCCGCCCGCTGCGCCGGCGCTCGCCAACGCGATCTTCGCGGCCACCGGTGCCCGCGTGCGCGAACTGCCGATGCGGAAGTCCGTGCGCTTCGCGTAA
- a CDS encoding M24 family metallopeptidase — protein MRRLFLASVLATAPLVAQAPSDFTGPSPWPEIRRERITRLLPQAMREANVDAWVTFLRENANDPLALHVGGENAGSPAAVVFVRNGDRVRSVMISGFGEAIALRELGLHDSVVVYDRNSSTALMDAVASRLRASGARRIAINSGGSENVTDGLSHTQRIALERALGSEWTARLVPSEELVELWLQVKLPAEVAIMQRAAALTAQLEAEAYATVVPGVTKDSDVARFLKRRMRELGVEDGWSPAQNPSVNSGPDRGHSHASDRVIQHGDFIQTDFGIKVWDVWVTDIQRFAYVLRPGESAVPAEDLRRWEHARAGSRAAFAAMRPGVTGAQVDSAQRVVMNRAGSASVPWGTGHSVGYWAHDAGPNLNRRETRALREGMTFAFDGFYAWALPGGSTTWGEGTKTLSPEEMVVITATGAEWLVPPQDSLILIRPRR, from the coding sequence ATGCGTCGACTGTTCCTGGCATCCGTTCTCGCCACCGCGCCCCTCGTGGCCCAGGCGCCCTCTGATTTCACCGGCCCCAGTCCGTGGCCCGAGATCCGCCGCGAGCGCATCACGCGCCTGCTGCCGCAGGCGATGCGCGAAGCAAACGTCGACGCATGGGTGACCTTTCTCCGCGAGAATGCCAACGACCCGCTGGCGCTGCACGTGGGCGGCGAGAACGCCGGGTCGCCCGCCGCCGTCGTGTTCGTCCGGAACGGCGACCGTGTGCGGTCCGTGATGATCTCCGGCTTCGGCGAAGCCATCGCCCTGCGTGAACTCGGCTTGCACGACTCCGTGGTCGTCTACGACCGGAACTCGTCCACCGCACTGATGGATGCCGTGGCGAGCCGCCTGCGCGCGAGCGGTGCCCGCCGCATCGCCATCAACAGCGGCGGCAGCGAGAACGTCACCGACGGCCTCTCCCACACGCAGCGGATCGCGCTCGAGCGAGCGCTCGGATCCGAGTGGACGGCACGGCTGGTCCCAAGCGAGGAGTTGGTCGAGCTCTGGCTACAGGTGAAGTTGCCGGCCGAGGTGGCGATCATGCAGCGTGCTGCCGCGCTTACGGCGCAGTTGGAGGCGGAAGCGTATGCGACCGTCGTGCCGGGCGTCACGAAGGATTCCGATGTCGCGCGCTTCCTCAAGCGGCGCATGCGCGAATTGGGCGTGGAGGATGGGTGGTCGCCCGCGCAAAACCCGAGCGTGAACTCCGGGCCAGACCGCGGCCACTCACACGCCTCGGATCGCGTCATCCAGCACGGCGACTTCATCCAGACCGACTTCGGCATCAAGGTGTGGGACGTGTGGGTCACGGACATCCAGCGCTTCGCCTATGTGCTGCGACCCGGGGAGTCAGCGGTGCCGGCGGAGGACCTACGGCGTTGGGAGCATGCACGGGCCGGCAGTCGCGCGGCGTTCGCGGCGATGCGGCCCGGGGTCACGGGCGCGCAGGTGGACTCCGCGCAGCGCGTGGTCATGAACCGCGCGGGCTCGGCGAGCGTGCCGTGGGGCACGGGCCACAGTGTCGGCTACTGGGCACATGACGCGGGGCCGAACCTCAACCGCCGCGAGACGCGTGCCCTGCGCGAAGGCATGACCTTTGCCTTCGACGGGTTCTACGCCTGGGCCTTGCCCGGTGGCAGCACGACGTGGGGCGAAGGCACGAAGACATTGTCGCCCGAGGAGATGGTGGTCATCACGGCGACGGGCGCCGAGTGGCTCGTGCCGCCGCAGGACAGCCTGATCCTGATCCGCCCGCGGCGCTGA
- a CDS encoding (2Fe-2S)-binding protein, translating into MRLTVNGTPHELDVEPEMPLLWALRDELGITGPKYGCGIGVCGACTVHVDGKPVRSCSTPVGTVTKPVTTIEGLGSPEALHAVQRAWIEVQVAQCGYCQSGQIMTAAALLAQNRNPSAAQIDDAMQAHLCRCGTYPRIRQGVLRAAELLREGR; encoded by the coding sequence ATGCGCCTGACCGTCAACGGCACCCCGCACGAGCTCGACGTCGAACCCGAGATGCCTCTCTTGTGGGCCCTCCGCGACGAACTCGGCATCACCGGGCCCAAGTACGGCTGTGGCATCGGCGTCTGCGGCGCCTGCACCGTCCACGTGGACGGCAAGCCCGTGCGGAGCTGCTCGACGCCCGTGGGTACCGTAACGAAGCCGGTTACGACCATCGAAGGCTTGGGCAGCCCCGAGGCGCTGCATGCCGTGCAACGCGCGTGGATCGAGGTCCAAGTCGCGCAGTGCGGCTACTGCCAGTCCGGCCAGATCATGACCGCGGCCGCGCTGCTGGCGCAGAATCGCAACCCAAGCGCCGCCCAGATCGACGACGCCATGCAGGCGCACCTCTGCCGCTGCGGCACGTATCCGCGCATCCGCCAGGGTGTGTTGCGCGCCGCCGAGCTCCTGCGCGAGGGCCGCTGA
- a CDS encoding DUF4142 domain-containing protein, with protein sequence MKRSLIAVAATGLAITLVAAAPVGEPTSADSAAAPVADARLLASLDDATIVAIFDAANTADIETGQLAAQRGQSPEVREFGAMIARDHAAVRQMGRDLAKKLGVTPTPPANDAAPAAHATAMRELRAARGAAFDLAFLRHEVAFHQSVIDAINSTLLPAIQNAELRELVTKVAPAFEAHRLAAATLEQKLAGARR encoded by the coding sequence ATGAAGCGCTCACTGATTGCCGTCGCGGCCACCGGCCTCGCCATCACCCTCGTCGCCGCTGCGCCGGTTGGCGAGCCGACCTCCGCGGACTCCGCGGCCGCGCCGGTCGCTGACGCCCGCCTCCTCGCCTCGCTCGACGATGCCACGATCGTCGCGATCTTCGACGCCGCGAACACGGCCGACATCGAGACCGGCCAACTCGCGGCCCAGCGCGGACAGTCGCCGGAGGTCCGCGAGTTCGGCGCGATGATCGCCCGCGACCACGCCGCCGTGCGCCAGATGGGACGCGACCTCGCCAAGAAGCTCGGCGTGACGCCGACGCCGCCAGCCAACGACGCCGCCCCGGCCGCGCACGCGACTGCGATGCGCGAGCTGCGCGCCGCCCGCGGTGCCGCGTTCGACCTCGCATTCCTGCGTCACGAGGTCGCGTTTCACCAATCGGTGATCGATGCGATCAACTCGACGCTGTTGCCGGCGATCCAGAACGCCGAGTTGCGCGAGTTGGTCACGAAGGTGGCGCCGGCGTTCGAGGCGCACCGCCTTGCCGCGGCGACGCTCGAGCAGAAGCTCGCTGGCGCGCGGCGCTAG